One window from the genome of Pseudomonas sp. L5B5 encodes:
- a CDS encoding DUF4105 domain-containing protein, whose protein sequence is MLKRLAYLALCACAPLSAAPHIDSQRLQQLASDPFWISIGHYETAKLGGWRSYVSDPRFFLAADGAHHPDAELSATLDALYAPASAGERHAQCVYPARTRWLKAQLGLKDLPDVQCREFTQWFKDVAPHSTVMIFPAAYLNSPSSMFGHTLLRIDQADVQSNNTALLSYAINFGAYIEGSDNSILYAWKGLMGGYPGLFALVPYQEKLSEYRSLENRDLWEYRLNLTQEETERMVEHVWELKQIKFDYFFFDENCSYRLLELLQVARPSLRLTEQFPLTAIPTDTVKAVKDAGLVERIDYRPSRERELLSRAQPLSHEEQQWVLKVSADQKQLQEPAFKALPRARQALIVDAAYRLERYRANGLERDAERSQRSFELLKAINQNPAPQLQIERPGLPEDGHQSRTWQLGVGTRDDKAFAEYGLRMAYHDLNDNAEGFPLGAQIEILQMKLRQYEGNRWQLQQLDLATIRSLTPRNELLQPWSWQVTGGLERVPGKHDDETLVSHVNGGAGGTWQLGEETLGFALGTVRVEHNADFAGFIAPAAGFNSGILWKNPLGNFSLEAKGDYFTNGEVRRSLSLNQQWELSRNLGLRLSAQREFSQLASPVNEVMLELKWYHY, encoded by the coding sequence ATGCTCAAACGCCTTGCCTACCTGGCGCTCTGTGCCTGCGCCCCGCTGTCTGCCGCGCCCCACATTGATTCCCAACGTTTGCAGCAACTGGCCAGTGACCCGTTCTGGATCTCCATTGGCCACTACGAGACCGCCAAGCTCGGCGGCTGGCGCAGCTACGTCAGCGACCCGCGATTCTTCCTCGCTGCTGACGGCGCCCATCACCCCGATGCCGAACTGAGCGCAACCCTCGATGCGCTCTACGCTCCGGCCAGCGCCGGCGAACGGCATGCCCAGTGCGTGTACCCGGCCCGTACCCGCTGGCTCAAGGCACAGCTGGGGCTCAAGGACCTGCCCGACGTCCAGTGCCGCGAATTCACCCAGTGGTTCAAGGATGTCGCCCCCCACAGCACCGTGATGATCTTCCCGGCGGCCTACCTCAACAGCCCCTCATCGATGTTCGGCCACACCCTGCTGCGCATCGATCAGGCCGACGTACAGAGCAACAACACCGCCCTGCTCAGCTACGCCATCAACTTCGGTGCCTACATCGAAGGCTCGGACAACAGCATTCTCTATGCCTGGAAAGGCCTGATGGGCGGCTATCCCGGACTGTTCGCACTGGTGCCCTACCAGGAGAAGCTGTCCGAGTACCGCAGCCTGGAGAACCGCGACCTGTGGGAATATCGGTTGAACCTGACCCAGGAGGAGACCGAGCGCATGGTGGAGCATGTCTGGGAGCTGAAGCAGATCAAGTTCGATTACTTCTTCTTCGACGAGAACTGCTCCTACCGCTTGCTGGAACTGCTGCAGGTAGCCCGCCCCAGCCTGCGCCTGACCGAGCAATTTCCCCTGACCGCGATCCCCACGGACACCGTCAAGGCAGTCAAGGACGCCGGGCTGGTGGAGCGGATCGACTATCGCCCTTCCCGGGAACGCGAACTGCTCAGCCGCGCCCAACCCTTGAGCCACGAGGAACAGCAGTGGGTACTCAAGGTCAGTGCGGACCAGAAGCAGTTGCAGGAGCCTGCGTTCAAGGCCCTGCCCCGAGCCCGCCAGGCACTCATCGTGGATGCCGCCTACCGCCTCGAGCGCTATCGGGCCAACGGCCTGGAGCGCGATGCCGAACGTTCGCAACGCAGCTTCGAACTGCTCAAGGCCATCAACCAGAACCCTGCGCCGCAGTTGCAGATCGAGCGCCCGGGCCTGCCGGAAGATGGTCACCAGTCCCGGACGTGGCAGCTCGGGGTGGGAACCCGCGACGACAAGGCCTTTGCCGAATACGGCCTGCGCATGGCTTATCACGATCTCAACGACAACGCCGAAGGCTTTCCCCTGGGAGCCCAAATCGAGATCCTGCAAATGAAGCTGCGCCAGTACGAGGGCAATCGCTGGCAGCTGCAACAGCTGGACCTGGCGACCATTCGTTCCCTGACTCCGCGCAACGAGTTGCTGCAACCCTGGTCCTGGCAGGTGACTGGCGGCCTGGAGCGAGTGCCGGGCAAGCATGACGACGAAACCCTGGTCAGCCATGTCAACGGCGGTGCCGGCGGTACCTGGCAACTGGGCGAGGAGACCCTGGGCTTTGCCCTCGGTACGGTGCGGGTTGAGCACAACGCCGACTTCGCCGGGTTCATTGCCCCGGCTGCAGGCTTCAACTCCGGCATCCTGTGGAAGAACCCGCTGGGCAACTTCAGCCTGGAAGCCAAGGGCGACTACTTCACCAACGGCGAAGTACGCCGCAGCCTGAGCCTCAACCAGCAGTGGGAGCTATCGCGCAACCTGGGCCTGCGCCTGAGCGCGCAACGCGAGTTCAGCCAGCTGGCCAGCCCGGTCAATGAAGTCATGCTCGAACTCAAGTGGTACCACTATTAA
- a CDS encoding DUF3015 domain-containing protein: MKRILLGTLFTAVSLNAMAQAPGGPDCGWGNMLFKGQRGTPAHFLASTTNGTSGNATFGMTSGTNGCSTNAALTYGGKSWFAMNGMMNELSEDMAKGQGEALTTYAVVLGVAPEDREHFAAVTHEHFQQIFSKADVTAEDVHTNTLAVLKGDTRLAKYATPA, translated from the coding sequence ATGAAACGGATTCTTCTCGGTACTCTCTTCACCGCCGTCTCCCTGAACGCCATGGCTCAAGCGCCCGGCGGCCCGGACTGCGGTTGGGGCAACATGCTGTTCAAAGGCCAGCGCGGCACTCCAGCCCACTTCCTGGCGTCCACCACCAACGGCACCTCCGGCAACGCGACATTCGGCATGACTTCCGGCACCAACGGCTGCTCCACCAACGCTGCCCTGACCTACGGTGGCAAGTCCTGGTTCGCCATGAACGGCATGATGAACGAGCTGTCCGAAGACATGGCCAAAGGCCAGGGCGAAGCCCTGACTACCTACGCCGTGGTTCTGGGTGTCGCTCCCGAAGACCGTGAGCACTTCGCCGCGGTGACCCATGAACACTTCCAGCAGATCTTCAGCAAGGCCGACGTGACCGCCGAAGACGTGCACACCAACACCCTGGCCGTACTGAAGGGCGATACACGCCTGGCCAAGTACGCCACTCCAGCCTAA
- a CDS encoding GreA/GreB family elongation factor: MSRAFVNEDQAAAQAEQPVERQVSAQPNYVTPQGLAQLQARVALLHSQHSEQNDLGDAADKQRIAELARDLRYFTQRLHSAQVVSAATSTDKVQIGSRVTFADEQDRQQSVQLVGEDQADAASGLVNWASPLGRALLGARPGDEVLWQRPAGDRLIEIIRIEPA, encoded by the coding sequence ATGAGCCGCGCTTTCGTCAATGAAGACCAGGCCGCCGCCCAGGCCGAACAGCCGGTGGAACGCCAGGTCAGCGCCCAACCCAACTACGTCACGCCCCAGGGTCTTGCCCAATTGCAGGCCCGGGTGGCCCTGCTGCACAGCCAGCACAGCGAGCAAAACGACCTGGGGGATGCCGCCGACAAGCAACGGATAGCCGAGCTTGCCCGCGACCTGCGCTATTTCACCCAGCGCCTGCACAGCGCCCAGGTGGTGAGCGCGGCTACTTCAACCGACAAGGTGCAGATCGGCAGCCGGGTCACCTTCGCCGATGAGCAGGACCGCCAGCAGAGCGTGCAATTGGTCGGAGAGGATCAAGCAGATGCGGCCAGCGGCCTGGTCAACTGGGCGTCGCCCCTGGGCCGGGCCTTGCTGGGAGCTCGGCCCGGGGACGAAGTGTTGTGGCAGCGGCCGGCGGGAGACCGGTTGATCGAAATCATCCGGATCGAGCCGGCCTGA